One stretch of Bremerella cremea DNA includes these proteins:
- a CDS encoding tetratricopeptide repeat protein, which produces MAQRRNKSTTPGLASQTSYVVYGVIIVVTVFVVLAVARYYPTSSSNLPADTSVVTAAQIELPEEAVSISVEDMRQEIQDFNNQFIANYPNAAAPHKIAAEFAQQTYRYEEAQSHWQTALQLDPQSIDAQTGLASVAIEEGRPQDAVDRLEKLLPSHPANLQLSIELARGLQQTGKLDQAAQVSLEALKWFPYDGRLLQTAAEIELQRGELSSAKALCERGIEQHPANGSLHFILSNVDRRLGNVELADQHLKISKDLRPEGKPGASEFEANYERSLRKLVALTLAQAAEFTLDQGDAKQATKIALRAAEINPTSGIVYSTLSKVLYRQERFADAYQAQRRLIEIEPDNPLNFINLSKLAFLAGDAPGGKKALLIAYQRMPNSPIVVTALAAFFLEEGNFEKARQLAEKSIELKPTVQAYEILSVVYANLGDPRRQAEADRQIEQLMKSSPLGDEPALK; this is translated from the coding sequence TTGGCCCAACGTCGCAATAAATCCACGACGCCAGGACTCGCATCACAGACCAGCTATGTGGTTTACGGTGTGATCATTGTCGTCACTGTGTTTGTCGTCTTGGCGGTGGCTCGATATTACCCCACCTCGTCGTCCAATTTGCCTGCGGATACGAGTGTCGTTACGGCCGCGCAGATTGAGCTGCCAGAAGAAGCGGTCTCGATTTCCGTAGAGGATATGCGTCAAGAAATTCAGGATTTCAACAACCAGTTCATTGCGAACTATCCCAATGCGGCTGCACCTCATAAAATTGCGGCCGAGTTCGCTCAACAAACCTATCGCTATGAAGAAGCCCAATCGCACTGGCAAACGGCTCTTCAGCTAGACCCTCAATCGATTGATGCGCAAACGGGACTGGCAAGCGTTGCCATTGAGGAAGGTCGTCCCCAAGACGCCGTCGATCGACTTGAGAAATTGTTACCAAGTCATCCTGCCAATTTGCAGCTATCGATCGAACTTGCTCGTGGGCTTCAGCAGACGGGCAAACTCGATCAAGCCGCGCAAGTGTCGCTCGAAGCCCTCAAGTGGTTTCCGTACGATGGACGTTTATTGCAAACGGCAGCAGAAATCGAACTTCAACGAGGCGAGTTGTCGTCGGCCAAAGCTTTATGCGAAAGAGGAATCGAACAACACCCAGCGAATGGATCGCTGCACTTTATCCTCTCGAACGTTGATCGCCGCCTGGGTAATGTAGAACTTGCCGATCAGCACTTAAAGATTTCCAAAGACCTGCGGCCAGAAGGGAAGCCGGGGGCCAGCGAATTTGAAGCAAATTACGAACGTTCGCTGCGTAAACTTGTCGCTTTAACACTCGCACAGGCAGCCGAGTTCACTTTAGACCAAGGCGATGCAAAGCAAGCAACCAAGATCGCTCTGCGAGCGGCAGAAATAAATCCCACTAGTGGCATTGTTTATAGCACTTTGTCCAAAGTTCTCTATCGGCAAGAGCGTTTTGCCGATGCGTATCAGGCTCAACGCCGATTGATCGAGATTGAACCTGATAATCCTTTGAATTTTATCAATCTATCCAAACTTGCATTTCTGGCCGGAGATGCCCCAGGCGGAAAAAAGGCTTTACTGATCGCTTACCAACGAATGCCGAATTCACCAATTGTGGTGACGGCGTTGGCTGCATTTTTTCTAGAAGAGGGGAACTTTGAGAAGGCGCGACAACTCGCAGAAAAGAGCATTGAATTGAAGCCAACCGTGCAGGCATACGAAATCCTGTCGGTGGTGTATGCCAACTTGGGAGACCCTCGCCGCCAAGCCGAGGCAGACCGGCAGATCGAACAACTGATGAAGTCCTCTCCCTTAGGGGATGAGCCTGCGTTGAAATAG
- a CDS encoding carboxypeptidase-like regulatory domain-containing protein: protein MSLRIQHFSFAFLLGLAMIVGCGESGPSLGKVTGKVTLDGKPLPNAIVSFVPEDGRRSSSAMTNEEGVYNLAYIDQAGAVIGKHKVSITSTPEVQTQTMEDIPSDDPRYAEVMQSRQADYNNAKTNEKLPAVYNSKTELVYEVTSGSNTIDLPLTSDGKMP from the coding sequence ATGAGTTTACGTATACAGCATTTCTCTTTCGCGTTTCTACTCGGCTTGGCGATGATCGTTGGCTGTGGCGAGAGTGGCCCTTCCCTGGGTAAAGTCACGGGGAAGGTCACCTTGGACGGCAAGCCGTTACCGAATGCGATTGTTTCTTTTGTACCCGAGGATGGTCGACGATCATCCTCGGCAATGACCAACGAAGAAGGTGTCTACAACTTGGCCTATATCGACCAAGCTGGCGCCGTCATTGGCAAGCATAAGGTGTCGATTACCTCGACCCCCGAAGTTCAAACGCAAACGATGGAGGACATCCCCTCGGATGATCCCCGTTACGCCGAGGTGATGCAATCTCGTCAGGCGGACTATAACAATGCCAAGACGAACGAGAAACTCCCAGCGGTCTACAACTCCAAGACCGAATTGGTCTATGAAGTTACCAGCGGGAGCAACACGATTGATTTGCCGCTGACATCAGATGGCAAAATGCCCTAA
- a CDS encoding DUF1559 domain-containing protein, translating into MQRYFSGPPFLSGRSEMVRRRSSRGFTLVELLVVIAIIGVLIALLLPAVQQAREAARRMECTNNLKQLGLTMHTRHDTFGKLPPLGNQAVDGNWGGNRIYAWTIYVLPYLEQNALYDNMQVRAKSSSLPSPWSTSQTDTWEKQNWQVDINGFTCPSDSPPPNRAESPALLNYKACVGDDYHQNHFVPTNQNRDNRGIFQIDRKLGLASITDGLSNTVMLGEIAGSGGARSLRGGVALNMRSWNPQACSARYDVTTKQLTGDVRAEFRPHTGRAWDGRPYFVGFATMVGPNGPSCQWGGVDGNEHMGTLSSWHPGGGNVCMADGSVQFITENINTGNQAADSVATPSGQSDYGVWGALGSRNGGEAVSVP; encoded by the coding sequence ATGCAAAGGTACTTTTCAGGTCCACCTTTTCTCTCAGGGAGAAGTGAAATGGTAAGACGGCGATCTAGTCGTGGGTTTACCTTAGTTGAATTGCTGGTAGTCATTGCCATTATTGGAGTTTTGATTGCATTACTCCTACCCGCAGTTCAGCAAGCTCGTGAAGCAGCACGTCGCATGGAGTGTACAAACAATCTCAAACAGCTTGGTTTGACGATGCACACCCGACACGACACATTCGGTAAATTGCCCCCTTTGGGAAATCAAGCAGTCGATGGGAACTGGGGTGGAAATCGTATCTATGCATGGACGATCTACGTCTTGCCCTACCTCGAGCAAAACGCACTGTATGACAACATGCAAGTTCGTGCAAAAAGCTCAAGCCTGCCATCACCGTGGAGTACATCCCAAACCGACACTTGGGAGAAGCAAAACTGGCAAGTCGACATCAATGGCTTTACTTGTCCATCCGATAGCCCTCCGCCGAATCGCGCCGAGAGTCCCGCTCTGTTGAACTACAAGGCTTGCGTTGGAGACGACTATCACCAGAATCATTTTGTTCCTACGAATCAAAACCGAGACAATCGGGGCATTTTTCAGATCGATCGTAAGTTGGGATTGGCCAGCATTACCGATGGTCTTTCGAACACGGTGATGTTGGGTGAAATTGCTGGATCTGGCGGGGCGCGTTCTTTACGCGGTGGGGTGGCTCTGAACATGCGGAGTTGGAACCCACAAGCATGCTCGGCTCGCTACGATGTGACCACCAAGCAATTGACCGGTGATGTGCGTGCCGAGTTCCGTCCTCATACTGGGCGTGCTTGGGATGGTCGACCCTACTTCGTTGGTTTTGCCACGATGGTTGGCCCTAATGGTCCTAGTTGTCAATGGGGCGGCGTGGATGGTAACGAGCACATGGGAACTCTGTCCAGCTGGCATCCTGGCGGCGGTAACGTCTGTATGGCAGACGGATCGGTCCAGTTCATCACCGAGAACATCAATACGGGCAATCAAGCCGCCGACAGCGTTGCTACGCCTAGTGGCCAATCCGATTATGGTGTTTGGGGTGCTCTCGGTAGTCGTAACGGTGGTGAAGCCGTTTCGGTGCCATAG
- a CDS encoding CRTAC1 family protein yields MRRTKHVWAIAILTVVSGCEQKAEPPMSVGGPAVPLPSADQQLARLDQDVGLQNQWNTPVIPEKEDAPDRDRVPFIATNNKVQNVEHGIQLTDVTESTGITFVHNDGGSGQGYIVEASTGGVALFDYDLDGFIDIYFLNGGALKGTNLETPPKNALYRNNGDWTFTDVTETAGVGDTGHGMGVAAADYDNDGDEDLYINNFGPNVFYRNNGDGTFTNVTQETGTGNADRFGAGVCFFDMDRDGDLDLYVGNYVDFTYENHVPIEIEGHFFQAGPQYYQAVADTLYRNNGDGTFSDVTEESGIATARGPSMAIMATDYDEDGDLDVFVCNDNTPNYLWQNDGTGKFKEVAILTGVAYDFDGKKNASMGVDCGDYDNDGHIDIFLTDWQSEMPVLYRNLGNGLFEDATSTAQITNELFPHVHWGTGLVDFDNDGDLDLFVACGHFDEIERIDDRTAKRVRNYLLMNNGDGTFTDISETAGNGLAVVESSRGAAFDDLDNDGDVDAVILNSTTSPTILRNDSKRSNTSIQIQLHDTLGNHFGVGSRVSVVSGDLKQVAEIYSGRSFQGDHGRRLTFGLGTREKIDQIEVRWPDGKKEVFQQKLDRENKKITLERGKG; encoded by the coding sequence ATGCGTAGGACGAAACATGTTTGGGCTATTGCCATCCTGACGGTTGTCAGCGGCTGTGAACAGAAAGCCGAGCCTCCGATGTCCGTAGGTGGGCCCGCAGTTCCTTTGCCAAGTGCGGATCAGCAATTGGCAAGACTCGACCAGGATGTGGGCCTGCAAAATCAGTGGAACACGCCAGTTATTCCAGAAAAGGAAGATGCCCCAGACCGTGATCGTGTCCCGTTTATTGCGACCAACAATAAAGTTCAAAATGTCGAGCACGGAATTCAACTGACAGACGTGACCGAATCGACGGGAATTACGTTTGTTCACAACGATGGAGGAAGTGGCCAAGGCTATATTGTTGAGGCTTCGACCGGAGGAGTGGCCCTTTTCGACTACGACTTAGATGGGTTCATTGATATTTATTTTCTCAACGGTGGTGCGTTGAAGGGAACCAATCTAGAAACCCCACCGAAGAATGCGTTGTATCGAAATAACGGAGACTGGACATTCACCGACGTCACGGAAACCGCCGGGGTAGGGGACACCGGACATGGAATGGGTGTTGCCGCTGCCGATTACGACAACGACGGCGACGAAGACCTCTATATCAACAACTTTGGACCGAACGTCTTTTACCGGAATAACGGTGACGGAACTTTCACCAACGTCACGCAAGAGACCGGCACAGGGAACGCCGATCGATTCGGAGCTGGGGTTTGCTTCTTTGATATGGACCGAGATGGTGACCTTGATCTTTACGTGGGCAATTACGTCGATTTCACGTACGAGAATCACGTTCCGATTGAAATCGAAGGGCACTTTTTTCAGGCCGGGCCTCAGTATTATCAAGCGGTTGCCGACACGCTTTATCGGAACAACGGAGATGGAACCTTCTCGGACGTGACAGAAGAATCAGGCATCGCGACCGCTCGCGGGCCGTCGATGGCGATCATGGCAACCGACTACGACGAAGATGGTGACCTGGATGTTTTCGTCTGCAACGATAACACCCCGAATTATTTGTGGCAGAACGATGGCACGGGGAAATTCAAGGAGGTGGCAATTCTGACCGGTGTTGCCTACGATTTCGATGGCAAGAAGAACGCCAGTATGGGGGTCGATTGTGGCGACTACGACAACGACGGGCATATCGACATTTTTTTGACCGACTGGCAATCGGAAATGCCGGTACTCTACCGTAATCTCGGCAACGGTTTGTTTGAGGATGCAACCAGCACAGCTCAGATTACCAACGAGCTCTTTCCTCACGTTCACTGGGGAACCGGCCTGGTCGACTTTGACAACGATGGCGATCTGGACCTTTTTGTGGCGTGCGGTCACTTTGACGAGATCGAACGGATTGACGATCGAACCGCCAAGCGGGTACGTAACTATCTGTTAATGAACAATGGTGACGGAACGTTCACAGACATATCAGAAACCGCAGGAAATGGCTTGGCGGTTGTCGAAAGTAGCCGGGGGGCAGCATTCGACGATTTGGACAATGATGGGGATGTGGATGCTGTCATCCTGAATTCGACGACTTCTCCCACCATCTTGCGAAACGATTCCAAGAGGTCCAACACCTCAATCCAAATCCAGCTACACGACACGCTCGGAAATCACTTTGGAGTTGGGAGCCGGGTGAGCGTCGTCTCTGGCGATCTCAAACAGGTTGCTGAGATCTATAGCGGACGAAGCTTTCAAGGAGACCACGGCCGACGTCTTACGTTCGGGCTAGGGACTCGTGAGAAAATTGATCAAATCGAGGTGCGCTGGCCGGATGGTAAAAAGGAGGTTTTTCAGCAGAAATTGGACAGGGAAAATAAAAAAATAACCCTAGAAAGGGGCAAGGGGTAA